A stretch of the Bacillus sp. FJAT-18017 genome encodes the following:
- the prli42 gene encoding stressosome-associated protein Prli42: MNSRKTRKVIVYLMLFAMLASTLLMGLSTFL, from the coding sequence ATGAATAGTCGTAAAACGAGGAAGGTAATTGTTTATTTAATGCTTTTTGCTATGCTGGCCTCAACACTCCTAATGGGATTGTCTACTTTCCTATAA
- the mce gene encoding methylmalonyl-CoA epimerase, whose amino-acid sequence MIEKVDHIGIAVKSLEEALPFYTNTLKLPLLGIEEVESQKVIVAFLDAGGTKLELLEPTSEDSPIAKHIEKRGEGIHHVALGVKSIQDRINDMKETGIRMLNDEPKQGAHGAMVAFMHPKDTGGILYEFCEKKGMEK is encoded by the coding sequence ATGATTGAAAAAGTGGACCATATTGGGATCGCCGTTAAATCACTTGAAGAGGCACTTCCATTTTATACGAATACCTTAAAGCTCCCTCTCCTGGGGATTGAGGAAGTGGAAAGCCAAAAGGTGATTGTCGCATTTCTTGACGCGGGAGGAACAAAGCTGGAACTGCTTGAACCAACGTCCGAGGACAGCCCTATTGCAAAACATATCGAAAAGCGTGGAGAAGGAATCCATCATGTCGCACTGGGGGTTAAATCGATTCAGGATCGGATTAACGATATGAAGGAAACCGGCATCAGGATGCTTAATGATGAGCCGAAGCAGGGAGCACATGGAGCAATGGTTGCGTTCATGCACCCAAAAGATACGGGTGGGATATTATACGAGTTTTGCGAGAAGAAGGGGATGGAGAAGTAA